A stretch of the uncultured Bacteroides sp. genome encodes the following:
- a CDS encoding TonB-dependent siderophore receptor, with translation MGRIFKLKFSLCFALLLLLGIVAANANSGLGEIKGVIKNLKSKPVQNVNVAIEGTSIYAISNSDGEFTLEGIESGYQNLVATKIGYVTQKRQIRISPKETTECNIEFTDDTYQLNEVTITSSKKVYNPKEVSSSLRLGTPILNIPQNVQVIDQSLLTEQQIFSMLEGVSKNVSGVTRLEHWDTYARIYMRGSQIAAFRNGMNVQMPWGPLAEDMSMVERIEFVKGPAGFMLANGEPSGFYNIVTKKPTGTNKGSISTSLGSNDLYRAALDIDGSLTKDKKLLFRLNLMGQSAGSHRPYEWSKRYIIAPVLKYQFNDKTSLTAEYTYQHQQMSVVGSNYVFGVNGYGNLPYDFTTAEPNLDPTNISDHSFFLTLNHQFDKDWKFTGQLAYLNFNQVGSSMWPGSLDKDGTMHRKVSIWDAFNEAKLGQFFVNGKLVSGGVNHRILGGLDMGNKNYIADWGQSFDLIGSVPFNIYNPVYGTVAKSSLPVFDRSLSLRARAGNNIITQNYTALYVQDELGFFNDILRLTLAGRVTTSKTSSYGSNTDDTKFTPRLGLSASINKSTSVYGLYDQTFVPQTGSDYSGKAFYPITGNNIEFGIKKNWLDGNWNSTASIYRITKNNVLTTDENHPQYSAQLGQTRTQGVEFDLKGRIFKGMNVVFNYAYTDSKVTKDADVTKIGQTIAGTTRYITNVWLNYTIQEGAFANLGLSLGYQWQLDRSSWYVFNSADSKSLPNYFRMDGAISWKKDNISLALNVNNLLNDYLYSGSPYGNFFYWQTEPRRNFRLNLTYNF, from the coding sequence ATGGGAAGAATATTTAAGTTAAAGTTCAGTCTTTGCTTTGCATTGCTTTTATTGCTTGGCATTGTTGCTGCAAATGCAAATTCAGGACTAGGAGAAATTAAAGGGGTTATAAAAAACCTGAAAAGCAAACCTGTTCAAAACGTAAACGTTGCAATAGAAGGCACTTCAATTTATGCAATCTCGAATAGCGATGGAGAATTTACCTTAGAGGGTATAGAATCTGGATATCAGAATCTGGTAGCAACAAAAATTGGTTATGTTACCCAGAAGAGACAAATAAGAATATCTCCGAAAGAAACTACAGAGTGTAATATTGAATTCACTGATGATACTTATCAACTAAATGAGGTAACAATTACATCTTCAAAAAAAGTATATAACCCCAAAGAAGTATCTTCTTCTTTAAGGTTAGGAACTCCGATATTAAATATACCTCAGAATGTGCAGGTCATAGATCAATCTCTGTTGACCGAACAACAGATCTTTTCCATGTTGGAGGGTGTTTCAAAGAATGTTAGCGGAGTTACCCGACTGGAGCATTGGGATACGTATGCCCGTATTTATATGCGTGGTTCTCAGATTGCTGCTTTTCGAAACGGAATGAATGTGCAGATGCCTTGGGGGCCATTGGCTGAAGATATGAGTATGGTTGAAAGAATAGAGTTCGTTAAAGGTCCGGCTGGCTTTATGCTTGCAAATGGTGAACCAAGCGGATTTTATAATATTGTTACTAAAAAACCTACAGGAACAAATAAAGGCAGTATCTCTACTTCTTTGGGGAGTAATGACTTATACAGAGCTGCATTAGATATTGATGGATCATTGACAAAAGATAAGAAGTTACTTTTCAGATTAAACCTCATGGGACAGAGTGCAGGCTCACATCGCCCTTATGAATGGAGCAAAAGATATATAATAGCCCCCGTACTTAAGTACCAGTTTAATGATAAGACTTCACTTACAGCTGAATATACCTATCAGCATCAGCAGATGTCTGTAGTGGGATCGAATTATGTATTTGGAGTTAATGGCTATGGTAATTTACCTTATGATTTTACAACAGCTGAACCAAATCTTGACCCAACTAATATAAGTGATCATAGCTTCTTTTTAACGTTGAATCACCAATTTGATAAAGACTGGAAATTTACAGGGCAACTGGCTTACCTGAATTTTAATCAGGTTGGTTCTTCCATGTGGCCGGGTTCATTGGATAAAGATGGTACAATGCATCGTAAAGTAAGTATATGGGATGCTTTTAATGAAGCTAAACTTGGGCAGTTCTTTGTCAATGGTAAACTGGTTTCTGGAGGTGTAAATCATCGGATTCTTGGAGGACTGGATATGGGAAATAAGAATTATATAGCCGATTGGGGACAAAGTTTTGATCTGATTGGATCTGTCCCTTTTAATATATATAATCCGGTATATGGAACCGTTGCAAAATCGTCACTTCCTGTGTTCGATCGTAGTTTGAGCCTTAGGGCTCGTGCCGGAAATAATATTATTACTCAGAACTACACTGCATTGTATGTGCAGGATGAGCTCGGTTTTTTCAATGATATTCTCCGACTAACGTTAGCTGGTAGGGTAACAACATCCAAGACAAGTAGCTATGGGAGTAATACAGACGATACAAAGTTCACTCCTCGTCTGGGATTAAGTGCCTCTATAAATAAATCAACGTCTGTTTATGGATTATATGATCAGACTTTTGTTCCTCAGACCGGATCAGATTATTCCGGAAAAGCATTTTATCCTATAACAGGTAATAATATTGAATTTGGTATAAAGAAAAACTGGCTGGATGGAAACTGGAATTCTACTGCAAGCATATATAGGATTACAAAGAATAATGTATTGACTACTGATGAAAATCATCCTCAATATTCTGCTCAGTTGGGGCAGACACGTACTCAAGGAGTTGAATTTGACTTGAAAGGCCGTATATTCAAGGGGATGAACGTGGTATTTAACTATGCTTACACAGATTCAAAGGTGACAAAAGATGCTGATGTTACTAAAATAGGGCAGACCATAGCTGGAACAACCAGGTATATTACCAATGTATGGTTGAATTATACTATTCAAGAAGGAGCTTTTGCCAATTTAGGATTATCATTGGGATATCAATGGCAGTTGGATCGCTCTTCATGGTATGTATTTAATTCAGCTGATTCGAAGTCTCTACCAAACTATTTTAGGATGGATGGTGCAATATCATGGAAAAAAGATAATATTTCATTGGCACTTAATGTGAATAATCTATTAAATGATTATCTTTATTCCGGCTCACCATACGGGAATTTCTTCTATTGGCAAACTGAGCCGCGACGTAATTTTCGTTTGAATTTAACATATAACTTCTAA
- a CDS encoding phosphatase PAP2 family protein: protein MALDIFKKVETQKGLFAVEKISLIYNLLTSILILFMFPQMSHPLGMLWDRVVIAVMTFCLIYLYRLAPCKFSAFIRIIVQMGLLSYWYPDTFEFNRLFTNLDHLFASTEQFIFGCQPAVEFSQHLPYAWVSEPLNLGYFSYYPMIAVVGIFYFFRRFELFEKWSFIIVMSFFIYYFFYIFVPVAGPQFYFPAIGMDNVTNGVFPAIGHYFNTHHELLPGPDYQHGFFYSLVDASQQVGERPTAAFPSSHVAISTLLMISAFRVSRKLGSFLLPFYFLLCCATVYIQAHYLIDSITGLISAFFMYILVTKMYNKWFADPLFK, encoded by the coding sequence ATGGCTTTAGATATATTTAAGAAGGTTGAAACCCAGAAAGGGTTGTTCGCTGTTGAGAAGATTTCGTTGATATACAATCTTCTAACATCAATTTTGATTCTTTTCATGTTTCCTCAGATGAGCCATCCTCTTGGGATGTTGTGGGACAGAGTTGTAATAGCGGTGATGACTTTCTGTTTGATATACCTTTACCGCTTGGCACCATGCAAGTTCTCTGCTTTTATTCGTATCATAGTTCAGATGGGATTACTTTCTTATTGGTATCCCGACACCTTTGAATTTAATCGGTTATTCACAAACCTGGATCATTTATTTGCTTCTACGGAACAGTTTATCTTTGGATGCCAGCCTGCAGTAGAATTTAGCCAGCATTTACCTTATGCGTGGGTAAGTGAACCGCTTAATCTAGGCTATTTCTCTTATTATCCAATGATTGCAGTAGTTGGAATATTCTATTTCTTTCGCAGATTTGAATTGTTTGAAAAGTGGTCGTTTATTATTGTAATGTCTTTCTTTATATATTATTTCTTTTACATCTTTGTTCCTGTAGCAGGACCTCAGTTTTATTTTCCGGCTATTGGAATGGACAATGTTACGAACGGAGTATTTCCGGCAATAGGCCATTATTTTAATACTCATCACGAATTACTTCCTGGCCCTGATTATCAACATGGATTTTTTTATAGTTTAGTTGATGCGTCGCAACAGGTAGGTGAAAGACCAACCGCTGCTTTTCCAAGCTCGCATGTAGCAATCTCAACGTTACTTATGATTTCCGCTTTCCGTGTAAGCCGGAAGCTGGGTAGTTTCCTTTTACCATTTTATTTTCTTCTATGTTGTGCCACAGTATATATTCAGGCTCACTATCTGATAGACTCTATTACGGGACTTATCTCGGCCTTCTTCATGTATATACTTGTTACAAAAATGTATAATAAGTGGTTTGCAGATCCCTTATTTAAATAG
- a CDS encoding NAD(P)-dependent oxidoreductase, translating into MSGSVLVTGASGFIGNFLIKEAIRKGYEVWAGVRSTSRLDGLQDKNIHLIELDFAHPGTLNVQLSDFRETNSKWNYIIHTAGVTKCNHKKDFDKVNYEGTKNFIDTLSQMGMVPDKFIYLSSLSVFGPIHERKLIPISDDDTPKPNTAYGLSKLHAEEYIKSLPGFPYLIFRPTGVYGPREKDYFLMAKSIEKHLDFAAGFRKQLLTFVYVADLTQAIFLGIGKDIYQKSYFVSDGKVYRSRDFSDLIQKELGNPFVIHIKCPLFILKFISLCAEFVASYSGKSSTLNADKYKIMKQRNWQCDITPLINDLGYTPQYHLEKGVKQAIDWYKKEGWL; encoded by the coding sequence ATGAGCGGAAGTGTTTTAGTTACCGGGGCAAGTGGTTTTATTGGCAACTTTTTAATAAAAGAAGCTATAAGAAAAGGCTATGAGGTGTGGGCTGGTGTGCGTTCTACAAGTAGGTTAGACGGATTACAAGATAAAAATATTCATTTGATTGAATTAGATTTTGCACATCCCGGAACACTAAATGTTCAGTTGTCTGATTTTAGAGAGACAAACAGCAAATGGAACTATATTATACACACGGCGGGTGTAACCAAATGCAATCACAAAAAAGATTTTGATAAAGTAAATTATGAAGGTACAAAGAACTTTATCGATACTTTATCTCAGATGGGTATGGTTCCCGATAAGTTTATTTATCTCAGTTCCTTAAGCGTTTTTGGACCAATTCACGAAAGAAAGCTTATACCAATATCGGATGATGATACTCCCAAACCCAATACGGCATATGGGCTGAGCAAACTTCACGCAGAAGAATATATCAAAAGTCTTCCCGGTTTCCCTTACCTTATTTTTCGACCCACGGGAGTTTATGGACCACGGGAAAAAGATTATTTCCTGATGGCTAAATCTATAGAAAAACATCTCGATTTTGCTGCAGGATTTCGAAAACAACTGCTCACATTTGTATATGTTGCCGATTTAACTCAGGCTATCTTTCTTGGAATTGGGAAGGATATCTACCAAAAATCCTATTTCGTAAGCGACGGGAAAGTGTATAGAAGCAGAGATTTTTCCGATTTAATACAAAAAGAACTAGGTAATCCTTTTGTAATACACATTAAATGTCCATTGTTTATATTAAAATTTATATCTTTGTGCGCTGAATTTGTAGCTTCATATTCAGGCAAGAGCAGTACACTGAATGCTGACAAATATAAAATAATGAAACAACGAAACTGGCAATGTGATATTACGCCATTAATAAATGATTTGGGATATACCCCTCAATATCATTTAGAGAAAGGAGTAAAGCAGGCAATTGACTGGTATAAGAAAGAAGGATGGCTTTAG